The genomic window TTCCAGCAGCAACTGATCCAATTCCGCGGAGTTGATGGGATCAAGCCCGGACGTGGGTTCGTCACAAAACAAAATGGCCGGATCCATGACCATGGCCCGGGCCAAGCCCGCACGCTTGCGCATGCCGCCGGAAAGCTGGTTGGGATACAGATGGGCGAAATTTTCCAGGCCCACCAGCCCGAGCTTGGCAACGGCGATTTCCTGCGCCTGGCGGGGTTTCAGGCGGGTATGTTCCCGCAGCGGCAGGGCCACGTTGTCCCCCAGGGTCAGGGAACCGAGCAGGGCACCGTCCTGAAACAACAGTCCCAGGCGCAGCTTGAGGCAGGCCCATTGTTTACGGCTCAACTCCATGATGTTGTGGCGACCAATGTGGATGGCCCCGGCAATGGGATCGTGCAGCCGCAGAATGTGTTTGAGCAGTGTGGACTTGCCGCAGCCCGACCCGCCCAGGATCACGGTGATTTTGCCGCCGGGCAGGGTCACGTTCACGTCGCTGACAACGGCCTTGCCGCCGTAGCCCACGGAAAGGCCCGTCAGTCGGATATCGTGTTTGTGGCCGGACATTCCTTTTTCTCCGTTACCAA from Paucidesulfovibrio gracilis DSM 16080 includes these protein-coding regions:
- a CDS encoding ABC transporter ATP-binding protein encodes the protein MSGHKHDIRLTGLSVGYGGKAVVSDVNVTLPGGKITVILGGSGCGKSTLLKHILRLHDPIAGAIHIGRHNIMELSRKQWACLKLRLGLLFQDGALLGSLTLGDNVALPLREHTRLKPRQAQEIAVAKLGLVGLENFAHLYPNQLSGGMRKRAGLARAMVMDPAILFCDEPTSGLDPINSAELDQLLLELKQRFDMTLVVVSHDLASMRTIADHVVVLGEGRVLFDGSLEELEATRDTYLRRFLDRLAEERDTPRLGTAQLDPSVMKMDCSRLLGGEAR